The Besnoitia besnoiti strain Bb-Ger1 chromosome Unknown contig00018, whole genome shotgun sequence genome includes the window TGTCGTTCACCTAATACAGAAAAAGTGCAACTATAACAATCATTTGCGCTGTCGGTCAGATCCCGTGAACGGCAGCAGCGGTCGTACAACCGTTATATGCTGGACGCGCAAGTCGACACAGGAACGATTAGTACAGAAACAGAGGAATCGCGTGGGCAGAAAATACGTGCATCTCCACGCCTTTCTCTAGCTCAGTTAGAAAAATTGTTGCCTTAGCCTCATCGAGTGACTCTCTGGCGCTGTTTTCCTCTTCCCATCCTTGCAGCTCCTTGGAGGCACAAACCTCTTCTCGCTGAGCAAGGAGGCTCCTGCGTAGGACTTCAAGAAACGCGATACACTTGTTATTGAACCCTGGCCTACCCGTGGACGTTTTGTATATGCAAACCACCTCCGAGAATAGATATTCCAGCACGCGGTCGTTATAAAATTCCTCTGTTCGAGTGCCTGCCGACTCCGCCTTTGTTGTTACGGGTCGGGAAGAGTTCATGCTGAAACCACCCTTCTGAAAAAGTTGTGCCTGTTGGTGCAAGTAGTCGAGTTCACGTATATGCGAACGTCTGATCCGCTCGACCACCTTCTGTGCCCGATCTACGGCAGCTATGAAGTGCGCCGTTGTAATGCAGTCCGATTTTGGATCACCCTTTTCTGCCACAGATGCCTGCGTGTCAATATACTGCCTCTGCGCAATAAGCTCGCACCAGCTGGCTTTCCGGGAGCCAGAAATCAATGCTAGTGATAATAGGAGGCTGTTCAGGTTCCTCTTACCTTCCGCTCCTGGTTCTGCCTGAAGTCTGCGGCGGGTGGCTTGTAGCATTGGGTCCACCTCGCGGTCTTCAGCCGGCAAGTAATCATCATAAAGATCTCTCCAGTGATACAGCTCGTCTAATCCTCTCTCTCCAATTCTCTTGTCCGACTGTCGGAAGTATGAGAGGGCATTTTCTTGGTCAAACTGTACAGTGTGTTTTCCATACACTCTCTCGAAGACCGCTTTCACCCATACAGGATCTCCTATTGGAGCCTCTTCTGCAATCGCTTGCTGGAGTGCGGCGCACCTCTTCTCTAAGCTATCCACTTTTGTCTGAAGAAGACGATTGTCGGTGACGTGCTCAACTTTCTCTTCCAAAAGGTCTGAGACTGCTTCAGCCGCAGCACCAGTGGTATCCAGAGAGTGACTCTTCATCGTGTTTATCTTCATGAAATGCAAGCCTGTTAAGTTTCTTGAGGCCATCGATGCCGCATCTTCGTGCATAGTATGGacctccgtctctctcttaCGGCCATCATCCACACAGACGACCGTCTGCTGTCCTGCTCGCCCCTCCCTTTCAGCAGAAATGGCAGGTGCAGCTCCGCAGATTGCCAGGGTTAATACCCTGCAAGTGGGCCCGGCAGCAGAATAGCATCACCTACCTATAGCAGGCAAATGGAGTTGCTGTAGTCCACTTCCGCCCGCTTGATACGTCGGTTTGGCGTGGCTTTACTCAGCGTCAGCTTAAGTAGGCGCCGGATCCAAGACGCCTCTTTCCGCTTTCGACAGTGTCTTAGTTACCTCAGCCGCACGGCAGGAACTTGGAAGTCTGTGTCGCCCTCTAACGAAACTGAACAGATGAGGACATCACATGTGATGTACTCAAGTAGCCCTGTAACCGAACAGGGAGAGGCACTGAGAGATGATGCGCGGCTGGTGCGGCGCCGATGTCCCGCTATGAAGACACGGTGTGTTGCTTTTATCCAGTATCCGTATTCGGTACCTCGATCTCAAAGCTATCCTCGGGATGGCGCCGACTCAAACAGAGCAACAAGGGATGTATTTTGTGCATCTGTGGGAGTAGCAGAGGGATGATGGCTTATAACGTGGTAGTGAGCGGCTGGGAGCCAGACGGCAGCGACCACTGTCACTCACCTGCCACTAGCCATGCACACTCCAGGAATGCGCTGGCGAATGCAGAGAAATGCGTTGTAGAAAAGACACAGAGTACCAAGGAACTGCAAACGTTTCTCGCCGTGGAATAAGGTGCACTGAAACCAAACAAATCCCACGTACACAACACAAGGTGACCAGCACCGACCATATGACCGGCAGGCGGCCAGCGGCGGTACACGTCCGAGAGACCTGCGGATCAGAAATCTCCCTGGTTGTGTGAATATTACTGCGAGCGCGTCCACCTCCCCGATTCGACACTAAGTTCATGGTATTCCCCCCTTTACTCGCTAAAACTCCGGCCCGGTAATGCCCTTGCCTCCCGGTGCCTAGTCTACTCCGTCAGGCTACTGGTGGTGTGGTCACACACTAGGGGGCCACGGCGAGATGGAGCTTGTGCATTTGATCACCAGAACTGACTGGATCCTCCTTGCGCTGACTGACACTGCAGTGTGCAGGTCCTTGCAATTGCCTGCTTCTGCCCGGCTACCACGAATCATGTAATCCCCCACATGATTCCGAGATCAGGCGAAAATAACAGGTGCAGGTGCACGCTAACGCCTCAATGGACGAACGCTCTTTGTGCCTGCTAAGTGTGCGACACTGAAAGTCGCTCACACTCCGAATGTGCGGGTCAGAGTTGGTGGAGAAAGGCTTTTGTTGGCTCTTAGCTCTAGCGACTGACAAAACGGCTTCTGCTGTTGTCCTGGAACCCACTATAGAGGACGTGGAACTGGCTTACGACCTCAGCACACGTGCGGCCACCGTTCTCTGCCATGACGCTATACGCTACAGCCATCGCCTGGGGCTACATACATTTGAAGTGTGAGCCACTTTCAGTGTCGCACACTTAGCAGGCACAAAGAACATTCGTCCATCGAGACGTTAGCGTGCGCTTGCACCTGTGTTACTTTCGCCTGATCTCGGAGAACGgcgtgcgctgctgctccgcCATGGACACGCGCCCTGTGCGCATTGATTGAAGGGGTTTTTCACCGCTTCAGAAATCACACACTGAGAAATAGGCTCCGCGGACTCACAAGCGACGTGTTTGCTTCattaaaaaaaaaaaacaaaccGGGACTCGGGGGTGTGCGGGGAACACACCACACGAGACACGCGAAAAAAATTCATTGGTTTCGGCGTGTCACTACCGCTACCCTAAAGCTGCATTCACGCACGTTGGAACACCTCGGGCGGAACCTGATACGGATTCGGTGCTGCGGACTGACAGACACACACTACATGCTTTCACTCAAGCATAGGGATGACGAAAGTGGAGGAGCTCAAGCAGTGCCCAGCCATTGCCCCGCAACCCATTTTCTGATGGTGGCAAGTTCCCAAATGCGTTTGGGAACTTGCCACCATCACCTCCGACAGAGAGCAACCCCAAACAGAGAGTACCCGCCATCGAAGCAAGCGCTACTGACTAAAGCCCTAGTAGGTGGTTGCGCATTGCTTCTCTTCGGCATTATCCGAACTTGCGTCTCCCCTCAATTTTCACGCTCAAGAGCCAAACACCCGGCGCAAACGACTTCCCCGTGTTTCCTCACCTTTCACGGGTGGCAGCAGCCAACATGAAAACACGGCATGTCTTCAAGGCTGTGCCGCTGTGAACTAGGAAGGGCAGCCGATGAGGCTATTCTGTTCGACGGAATGGACGGACCGCTTTTGCCATGCACTACCCGGCCAGATCCGCTGCTCAACGCGGAGCAAGGCAAACAGGAGACCGATGCACAGAGACGGCAGCCTCGGATCGCGCCCCCCTATGCTCTTCGAAATCTGAGCGACCGAAAGGCGGCAGCTTCTACGCTTCATTTTCTTCTGTTTTCTCGTCAACTGTTTCCCCTTCGCCGGCCATGTCTTCCGCCGGCTTTGTGTAAGGGGCAGAACACAGTAACCATCCGAAGAGACCGTGCCGATCGTTGCCAAACACCGTTTTGTTTATGCCTGAACCTCTGAGTTCACACGGCGATACATCCTTGTCACAGACCCGGAAGGCATGCCTGTTCAATGTTAGGTGCGTATGTGCTTCAAGAGCGTAACCTGAGCACAAGCGACATATCGAACGACGGAATCACGGCCGATGATGGCATCGTGGATATCCGAGTCCAAGGGGTGGCATCGAATATGGCACATGTTCTCTAGCGGTTCAGCGAAAGCCAGTGGCTGTTCTGTCACCAAGCGCTGAGCGTGTCTGCTTGAAAGCAGCAACGATCCAGTCCAAACGTACCAAGGATAACGCTTTCGTTGGCGTCACAGGTGAGCGTTACATTCCCATAGGGACTCCCATTGTACGCCTTTCCTGTGGAACCAATAGCGACGACGTTATGCAGTTGCTGCACCCACACAACCACACAACAGAGGATAAGTCGATGGAGCACATACAGCATACCTTCCTTTGTTACTGCTGTTTGCCAAACGTGTAACAGGAATGCGACACCAGGGAATCCCGTTCTGGAGGAAACCTGCCTGTTGCCGACACACCCACACCCACTGCAGTCAACGACGCTTCACGGTTCCTCGCACACATTGGGAGCCCTGCGTATTCTTCACAACTTAGGCATCTTTGAGACGAAGCTCGTAGAACCCACCCAAAGTATCTTGAGGCTTTACCGAGCGTGGAAACAGCACTATAAGAGATGCTGACATTTCGCTTGACCGCCATTCTAGCTTCCCCCGAGATGTGGAATGCTGTCTGCCCTGCGCATCCACGCGATGGAGTGTGTGTCCAGCTACGTGACCCCCCCCGCGAGAGTTAGATTGATTGACGCAGTGTACATCCCCTCTCCTTACTGCGATTCCCGGGAAAGTCTTCTCCGCGCAAACCATCCAAACGTAAGTTTTCGCTGTGTGGCTATTCAGATTCTTTGTGCAACTTGTTTGTCCTGCATCGAGACGAAACAGGGCAACGAAATGCCTGCATTGGCGGCATGCTTCTTGCACACGCCCAGAAAACAGCAAGTGAGCTGCAGTGAAGTGATTGGCGGATACCGCTTGTCCGCAGTCATTCACAACGTCTGCTGCCGGGTAGCCACTGGCAGCACCGAGCCGCCCGGGTGTTTCGTTCAGATGGGGTCGATATTCAGGCGGAATTTCCCTACAGGGCGGTCACTATTCTCAGTAGGGTGGCGACAATTGGCACATTTTTCATCTTCGTTTCCGAGAGGTTCTTACCAGCGGTACAGGGCTCAATCGCTAGATTTTCGGCGCTGTAAAATCCTGTTCGAAGGCCAAGACCAAACCCAAAGGCGATCTCGGTGTCTTCAGGACACGTAGCTTCAGCGCCCTGCACAAAACAGACCCACACGGCCATGGAAGGGGACCTGGCCAATTGAGTGAACCGAGCATTCAAAGAATTAGTccgacagcagccgcgcgaatGCCCTCGATCTGTGACACTATTCCTCACGCACACCTGAGAAACCTGGTTGCAGGCCTGCCATGTTGTGCACATTCGACGTGATGCAGGATATACAGCAAGGCTGTGGCAACCTACGTAGATgctgagctgctgcgcgcctcgctcgacaGGCCTCGAGTAAGGCCGGACCTACCTCTTCACCAGGCGTGCTCTCGTCGACGACCTGGTAAAATTCGTTCACGACCTCGGGCCCACACACCACGTAGATTCGTTCGTCGTCGTTATCCTCCTTCCAGGTACCTGTCCCGTCGCATTTCTCTCTGAGAGCACACCCAAGAAATGCAATGCATCAGCGAAAACTAGGACGCAGGTCCTGGCGAAAATAATGCAGGGGCTAGATCACACGACACACAACGGGACTCATGCCTCTAATAACCACTGAACCTCTTCTCGATCTCTACAATGACCAGGTTCGGACGGGAGGGGAGATAAGTGGCAGGCGCTGGAACCCGTGCCTCCTTAGGGTGAtggcgaagcagaaaaaaaggattctgcttttttcttctATATTTAAGCCCTTACCTTCCTGCTGTACATGCGACAAGGTGGTACCCAGCAAGTCTGTCCTTCACGGGCACCTTGAAGTTGAACTTTATTGCAAAGCCAAACAGAACAACTTGGCCCTTGGGGCACATGGCGAAACCTGGAGGGGCGCCTCCCCAAGCAATCTGGGTCGTGTCTCTCAGCTGCATAGCAAAATAGTCAGCAAAGTCAGAAGCGGCACCAGAATGTCGCGcggcatgcgcatgcgtcttcAGCGAGCACAATGTCTGTCCCGACGGCCACCAACATAAAGAATACTCACAgtcctctccctcttgaTGCATGCGCCTGCCCAGATACTGTCGCTGTATCCGGAACTACCCCTCGCACGCTGCTGCATACTTCCCTAGTCACTGACAGACTGGGACCGGGCTCTATGAATCCTGGCTCGTGAAAAAATGGAGCGTGACTAGCTTCCTTTGCGCAGACAGCATGTTCGGAATGACCACTGGAAAAGCAGCCACCTCGCTCCTTACCACATCCTGAATCGCCCTTGCTCTGCCTTCAAGCGACTGAATGTCCATTAGAGACATGCCATACGCCTTTCCGTAGTAATCGACAGCCTGCTCAAATGCCTCTTTCTTGTCGTTGGGCAGCAGGTTCTGCAGCGAGCTCAGTTCGATCTTGACCTGAGAAAAGAACGACGACAAAGAGAATTCTTGAGTGCCCATCTCCCCTTGCCCGGGCCACGCAAGTCGCGCTCAGTTGAGTACGGCGCAGCACCTTAGGTTACGGTGGTACACGAGGACAGAACCAAGGAGATAACATCCGCCGGTTGTCTCGACGTTAATTTCTTCCGTGTGTGTCTATACTCGCATACTGCATTTTGTTGCTATCGGTTCACATCGTACCCCTTCATCCGCGCCTGGGGAGGGACAGGCGGACTGAATCCAGTCACGTCTGACGCAACGGAAGAAACGAGAAACGAGATTCTCTCCTCACgcgagcgcccgcgcgcatTGCAAGCTCAGCATGGCGTATAGAGGCCCCCGGAGCATTTCGACCACGCCCTGCGAAAATCATCGCGACCTCAGCTCTGATGGCGTTCCTCCCTCCCGAAAAAACTTACGGGCATGGGCAGGGCCTCGACGGTATCTGCCCAACTCGCAATTGCCTTCGCGTCCGATAGATCTGCCGGGGGCTTTCCACCAATGACAATTGCTTCCTTTTCGAGGTTCAAACTGCGTGTGCCCGACATGTCTTCTTTGTTCGATGAGGTCGCCGTGCTCCCACCGAAGCCTACAGCGCCTAGAGCGATTTTGACCTGTGCTTTAACGTCGACACCTCGTTTTTTCAACTTCTTCACGTCCGCCGCTTTCATGGTCACCTTGTACGTCATCTTGCCTCCTGCACTTGGCAAGGGATAAGGAAAAGCGCTAACTCTAGCAAGGACTGGACGGCACCGATTCGTCTGCTCCGCCGAGAGAACGCAGCATGACACCCGCGGCGTGTGAAGTATGGGCATGAACGCTGCAGTGCGCATGTATTAGAAATCTAAGACGGGGGAGATGAACCAGGCCACACCGCTTCCAAAGGCGTCCTCACTGCGCCCTTgggtgccgctgcagctAAGCAGAGTTGCAACCCGCTTCAGTGATATAGAGTCAAAGGGAGTCATAGATACGCAGCGAAAATACGCTAAGATGGAACCCACTAGGGCAGGGGTCGATACCGACCCTCACACGCCATCAGCGCTCAGAGCAGTCCTCTGGGGTGGTCTGCAGCAAGGCTAGTAGACGAGCGGTTCACTACCTCGGCGCACGCCTTGCGCACCTTTCGGAGCTGAGACTGACCTGCAAACAGACGAACAGTGTAGTGTGTGCCAAACTGCTCGATGAACCTAATCCAGCGTGGAATGTTGGTGTTTTGGCAAAGGTCCGTCGAGTGGTCTTGGCGCCACTGCTCGACAGTGCAAGCGTTATCCGCCTGGGTTCCATCGAAAGTTGTGGGCAATGCTTCCACTGCATTTTGGAAGGCAAGCGTGTAGTTCCTGTACGGACGGACACACCCAGAGCACGAAGAGAATTCTGAGCACAGCGAAAGCACCACGGAGCGAGGACTGCAGCACGCCAACACGCTGGATCTTTGCTCTACAGGACGAGACGTAGTGAAGGGTTAGGGTAGACGACAGCGGGACGCAacggcgcacgcgcacaTCCTTGAGCAATGTTGACAGCGAAGCTACTCTGTCCACGAGAATTCGGGTCCGCGCAACGCGACACTGTTCAGGGGGGACGTCTCGCATCGCCGTGCGTCTCACGCGTTCTCACCATTTGAATGACTCGGTTTGAGCGATTCCTGCTTCGTAACGGATGCAGTAGGTCTTGATCATGAAGGCCTTTGTTTCCTTTGAGCTGATATCTCGCGCGAACTGGTTGTAGCCGGCTGAGCCCGAGAAGCTGTTCACTCCCAGCAGATCTCCTCCCTGCAGCGAAGCGTCTACACTGAGTTGACTCTGGTAGTCTGCCAGGGTATCCAACTCGTTGACAGTTTCTGActggcggcaggcggaaAAAGGCCGTGTGTACGCACCAAGTGGCTGGAGATAGTTCAAGTCGTTTGTCACGCCGTTTTCGTCTTGTTTAAATGAGAAGACGATGATAGGGGAGCGAAGCCCCGGATCGACCATCATCTCGGGGTCTCCGATGGGATTTCCCTTGATGCTATCGTAGCCAATTCCCAAGAAATctgcaggcagcggaagGAAAACCGAGACGACGCAGGTATGCCACCTCCGGAGGTAGGACCTTTTCGGCGCTGCCTGCACGacacgctgcggcggctcaTCAGGAACTTGCACGCCGTCAAACATGTTCCATCGCAGAATCCTTCTGTGGCTGGTCGATGCTAAACATGTGCCCGCTTGGTGGGCAGCGCCCTCTTTGCCGTAGGCTATCTTCGGGAAGACGCTAAACGAACGCGCACAAAGCCAGCAGCTAACCATTAGACGCCTAGTGGAATCAAAGACATCAGGCGTGTCACTCGATGTGAAATCGCAAAAGGGCAACCGGGGCCTCCGCAACATTCTGACCACCATGTAGCTCCCTACTCGTTGATGGCGAGGTTTCCACCGCTCGGGTGTACATGTTTTGCAGCGGCTCTGCACCAATTCGCGATCGGATCCCCTCAGTGTCGGCCGTCAGACgatccgcgcggcgctggtcTATTTCTCGAATTCTGTCCTCAGAGGCCTTGTCGTCGAAACGATCAGCGAGAGGAGATGGTTCTGGTACATTCGATATGGGAGAAGTCACCAGAGCAATACGAAACAACCCGACATGCAAACATGTCAGACAGATATCTGTCACTTGCCAGCCCGGTTCGTACTTCAGATTCGTCGTGAGcacggcagacgcgcgcatAGTGCACTCTCTTAAGCCCTTTCGATTCTCGCTGGGACGGTGGAAAGTGGAGGATTCGGCTAGCGGCTATGCATTTGAGGATGGTTGACACGCTCGGTAGGCACCTGCTATAAGCAAGGAATATAAACCGCTGCAACTTAACCCTGCAAGGAGCATGTGTGTGGGCTACCTACCAGATGCTCTAATATTTCTGACTAAACAGATCTCACACGGATGCTGCGTGAGCTGGATGGCGCTGAGCTTTCGCGTAGCACCTCCCTGCCGCTTACTCTTGAACACGTTGTCAAACTGGACTGGCACTGTCCCGAAGAAATCTTTCACGGTTTGACTGCTTTTGCTGTTCGTCTTATTGATGTTCCTGTCGTCCGATTTCAATGAAGCCGTAAAGTTGTTTGAGTCCTCGTCAGTTTCTTCGTCATCACCGAACAGGTCATCTTCTTTTTGTGTGGCCTTATCGCTGGTTTCTTCCAACGAGTCTACATCACCTACATCACTATTGTCGGCGCTGGTGCTTGCATCGTCATCGCTGTCCCAGCTCAGGTCTAAATCGAAGTCATCGCCACCCTGCCGCAGTACAAACGCACGCTTGCTCCAAGCAAGTGAGAATCTTTGAGGCCGACATCGCTAGAGATTCGTGAAACGCATATCGGTTCACTCGAACGCCAACTGCATATTCAGTTGGGTGCTCACTGATTCGGCACGAGGTGGCAAAGTGGGACGCGAGACACGGCGTTCCATTGTGAAACACGCCCAAAATATTCCATTGCTTCTGATCCGCACGTTCTGACTATCAGTGCAACACAAGTCGTGCAGTTCGACCATTACACCTGATGCAAACATGCTGGAGTCCACCTTTCTTGAACACTCTCAAGACCTAAACCCAACCCCCCTGTGATTGCTTGCCAGCGACAAGACGACGTGGCGGAGCGGCATTCATTACAAAGGGTGCCTGCCAAAGTAAGTCCAAAGTGCACGTCTGTGCTTTCAGAATAGAGAGGATCTAACAGGCGGCGGTACTGGTATATTCAATGCCTACTATTTGCGCCAGGCTCCTTGCAGATCCAGACGGCGAGTCGTGCAATCGGATCGAGCTTCGAAGGGAACTTCGATCGGTTCCAGATGCTTTCAGCTCGTCAGAGGCGCTGCTCTTGATGGAGTCAAACTGCCAGTCGACGTTGGACGCCGCTTCGGAAAGCACCCTGCCGGTGTCCGATCGGACGGAAATGCCATTTGCCGGCGAAACTGACGCATTGAATACGGCGAGTGCCACCAGGGCACATAAAACGGTTGCATACCCTGCGCTCAGAAGTACGGAGCTACCGGTGAGAAGCTGGATGAGCTTCATCGAGCGGGAGTTGCCGCAGGAGACGGGAGCGACCGAGGGGGATACCCGGTGGCGCATCCACCGCCGGGAACCAGATTGACTGGCGAACATCACGGCAAGTGAACTGAGCTAGCACACAAGAACGGAGGCGGCCCAGCGCTCTCTGTTCGAGAAAAAGCATGCGAAGC containing:
- a CDS encoding uncharacterized protein (encoded by transcript BESB_032800) → MKINTMKSHSLDTTGAAAEAVSDLLEEKVEHVTDNRLLQTKVDSLEKRCAALQQAIAEEAPIGDPVWVKAVFERVYGKHTVQFDQENALSYFRQSDKRIGERGLDELYHWRDLYDDYLPAEDREVDPMLQATRRRLQAEPGAEGKRNLNSLLLSLALISGSRKASWCELIAQRQYIDTQASVAEKGDPKSDCITTAHFIAAVDRAQKVVERIRRSHIRELDYLHQQAQLFQKGGFSMNSSRPVTTKAESAGTRTEEFYNDRVLEYLFSEVVCIYKTSTGRPGFNNKCIAFLEVLRRSLLAQREEVCASKELQGWEEENSARESLDEAKATIFLTELEKGVEMHVFSAHAIPLFLY
- a CDS encoding MAC/Perforin domain-containing protein (encoded by transcript BESB_032810), with the translated sequence MRHRVSPSVAPVSCGNSRSMKLIQLLTGSSVLLSAGYATVLCALVALAVFNASVSPANGISVRSDTGRVLSEAASNVDWQFDSIKSSASDELKASGTDRSSLRSSIRLHDSPSGSARSLAQIGGDDFDLDLSWDSDDDASTSADNSDVGDVDSLEETSDKATQKEDDLFGDDEETDEDSNNFTASLKSDDRNINKTNSKSSQTVKDFFGTVPVQFDNVFKKPSPLADRFDDKASEDRIREIDQRRADRLTADTEGIRSRIGAEPLQNMYTRAVETSPSTNFLGIGYDSIKGNPIGDPEMMVDPGLRSPIIVFSFKQDENGVTNDLNYLQPLGAYTRPFSACRQSETVNELDTLADYQSQLSVDASLQGGDLLGVNSFSGSAGYNQFARDISSKETKAFMIKTYCIRYEAGIAQTESFKWNYTLAFQNAVEALPTTFDGTQADNACTVEQWRQDHSTDLCQNTNIPRWIRFIEQFGTHYTVRLFAGGKMTYKVTMKAADVKKLKKRGVDVKAQVKIALGAVGFGGSTATSSNKEDMSGTRSLNLEKEAIVIGGKPPADLSDAKAIASWADTVEALPMPVKIELSSLQNLLPNDKKEAFEQAVDYYGKAYGMSLMDIQSLEGRARAIQDVLRDTTQIAWGGAPPGFAMCPKGQVVLFGFAIKFNFKVPVKDRLAGYHLVACTAGREKCDGTGTWKEDNDDERIYVVCGPEVVNEFYQVVDESTPGEEGAEATCPEDTEIAFGFGLGLRTGFYSAENLAIEPCTAGQTSCTKNLNSHTAKTYVWMVCAEKTFPGIAQLHNVVAIGSTGKAYNGSPYGNVTLTCDANESVILGYALEAHTHLTLNRHAFRVCDKDVSPCELRGSGINKTVFGNDRHGLFGWLLCSAPYTKPAEDMAGEGETVDEKTEENEA